The Jatrophihabitans sp. DNA segment CGGGCTGCACGATCGCGCGCGCCTCCAGCAGGCCGGGCACCGAGGCAGGCTCGGGAACTCTCACCTCGAGCACCCGGCAGTCCTGCGGCGGGTAGAGGAACCTGATTCCCGCGCACTGCTGGCTGGTGGCCTCCAGGTCGGGCACAACGCCGGCGGCGACCTGGGCCGCCACCAGTCCCGGATCGACGCCGGTGGCCAGCTTGCCCAGGTAGGGGATCAGGTCGCCGCCGAGGCGCGCGTTGACCTCGATGATCACCGGCCCCCGCTCGGTCAGCCGGACCTCGGTGTGCGTCACGCCGTCGTGCACGCCCAGCGCGCGGTGGGCGTGGCTCAGCAGCGCGCGCAGCTCCGGATCGGAGGCCAGCGGATCCGCGGCGTCGACCAGGTGGCCGACCTCCTCGAAGTACGGCGGCACCCCGAGATGCTTGCGCGCCACGCAGAACGGCCGGTACTCACCGCCGAAGATCGCCCCGTCGATGCTGATCTCCGGTCCGACGAGGAGCTCCTCGATCAGCACGCCGTCCTCATAGGCAGGCGGTCCGGCCCGCCGGGCCCGCTCGGCCACCTCGAACGCGGCTCTGAGGCCGTCCGGATCATCGGCCTGCACCACCCCGACGCTCGCGCCCATGCCGCGGGGCTTGCTGACCACCGGGTAGCCGATCCGGTCGGCCGCCTCGAGGGCTTCGGCCAGATCACGCACCAGGGCGTAGCCGGGCTGGGCGATTCCGGCCTGGGCGAGCGTGGCGCGGCTACGGGACTTGTCCCGGCAGTTCTCCGCTCCGGCGACGGTGAGCCCGCGTACCCCGAGGCGTTCGGCGACGTAGGCGGTAGCCGTCACGAGCAACTCCTCGTAGGTCAGCACACCAGTGACCTTGCAGTCCTGGGCCACCTGCAGAGCCGCCTCGACCAGGCCCTGCCGGTCGGCGACCACCCGCTGCTCATCGAGCAGGCCGACCACGCTGCTGCCGACGATGTAGGGCAGCTGCCAGGTCGCCGGCCGCTCGTCGATGAGCCACAGCGGCGAGTGCCGGGCGAAGCCCTGCAGCAGGTACTCGCGGTAGGGACGCCACCCACTGCCGATCAGCAGCACCACGCCCTCGTCAGCACGGTTCATCGCACGCTCCTTCGGCTCGTCGTCAGGTCGTGGCCGGGCCTCGCGGGCTTCACCGCCCAGCCAGGTCAGGCCG contains these protein-coding regions:
- a CDS encoding ATP-grasp domain-containing protein, whose translation is MNPIVLDGLTWLGGEAREARPRPDDEPKERAMNRADEGVVLLIGSGWRPYREYLLQGFARHSPLWLIDERPATWQLPYIVGSSVVGLLDEQRVVADRQGLVEAALQVAQDCKVTGVLTYEELLVTATAYVAERLGVRGLTVAGAENCRDKSRSRATLAQAGIAQPGYALVRDLAEALEAADRIGYPVVSKPRGMGASVGVVQADDPDGLRAAFEVAERARRAGPPAYEDGVLIEELLVGPEISIDGAIFGGEYRPFCVARKHLGVPPYFEEVGHLVDAADPLASDPELRALLSHAHRALGVHDGVTHTEVRLTERGPVIIEVNARLGGDLIPYLGKLATGVDPGLVAAQVAAGVVPDLEATSQQCAGIRFLYPPQDCRVLEVRVPEPASVPGLLEARAIVQPGAELRLPPSTHLCRHAYVLAVAPGPAECEAALDQAAALVGLRYEPLDQAQPYTGRPW